From a region of the Leptospira kmetyi serovar Malaysia str. Bejo-Iso9 genome:
- the mgtE gene encoding magnesium transporter: MEEKGISQSLFSEKANPSSLEWIEFFSEKIKAGENVFLDRFLKLNHPADIAEVLEKLEEDEAFYVFKRCDSELQSSILVEFDEEFQADLISRFQMKEISPILENLETDELSNLISEFPREKAEEILNSIDEEDSSQVRKQLTFREYTAGRLMNTVFASAVETDTVRKAIIKLRKIAKETDDIYHLYITDEDNVLKGYVKLKNLFLAPLNTKVHRLMKTGFTSIHYDTDQEEVAKIFRKYDLVSAAVVDDLGRILGRITVDDILDIVHEEASEDILRLGGVSEEEKLSSSVLTSARRRMVWLLINLGTASLAASVVSFFGATIEKYVLLASLMPIVAGMGGNAGTQSITLIVRNLATGDLSTGNWKSAIRKEGLVGLLNGFMVGVTAGIIVYLFTGNFTLSMVMFMALQANLVIAAVIGTSIPLLLRVLGIDPAIASSIFVTTFTDVFGFFCFLGLATIFIQML, encoded by the coding sequence ATGGAAGAAAAAGGAATCAGCCAAAGCCTATTTTCGGAAAAAGCGAATCCTTCTTCTTTGGAATGGATCGAATTCTTCTCCGAAAAAATCAAAGCCGGAGAAAACGTTTTTTTGGATCGTTTTCTCAAACTCAATCACCCCGCGGATATCGCCGAGGTTTTGGAAAAACTCGAAGAGGACGAAGCGTTCTACGTATTCAAACGATGCGATTCGGAACTGCAGAGTTCGATCTTGGTCGAGTTCGACGAAGAGTTCCAAGCGGATTTGATTTCCCGTTTTCAGATGAAAGAAATTTCTCCGATCTTGGAGAACTTGGAAACGGACGAACTCTCCAACCTCATCTCCGAATTTCCGAGAGAAAAGGCGGAAGAGATCTTAAACTCGATCGACGAGGAAGATTCTTCCCAAGTCAGAAAACAACTTACCTTTCGGGAATACACCGCCGGTCGTTTGATGAATACCGTCTTCGCGTCCGCGGTCGAAACCGACACGGTGAGAAAGGCGATCATCAAACTCAGAAAGATCGCAAAAGAAACGGACGACATCTATCATTTATACATCACGGACGAGGACAACGTACTTAAGGGATACGTAAAACTGAAGAATTTGTTTCTCGCTCCTTTGAACACCAAGGTTCATCGTTTGATGAAAACCGGGTTCACATCCATTCACTACGACACCGATCAGGAAGAGGTCGCGAAGATCTTCCGAAAATACGATTTGGTTTCCGCCGCGGTCGTGGACGATCTCGGAAGAATTTTGGGAAGAATCACCGTGGACGACATCTTGGATATCGTCCACGAAGAGGCATCGGAGGATATTCTCCGTTTGGGAGGGGTTTCCGAAGAGGAAAAGTTATCCTCCTCCGTTCTTACTTCTGCAAGAAGAAGAATGGTCTGGCTTTTGATCAATTTGGGAACCGCGTCTCTCGCGGCTTCCGTAGTTTCCTTCTTCGGAGCTACGATCGAAAAATACGTGTTACTCGCTTCTCTGATGCCGATCGTCGCCGGTATGGGCGGGAACGCGGGAACTCAATCCATCACCTTGATCGTACGAAATCTGGCGACCGGAGATCTTTCTACGGGAAACTGGAAATCGGCGATTCGAAAGGAAGGTCTTGTCGGTTTGCTGAACGGTTTTATGGTGGGCGTAACGGCAGGAATCATCGTATATCTTTTCACGGGCAATTTCACCCTTTCTATGGTTATGTTTATGGCCTTGCAGGCGAACTTAGTGATCGCCGCCGTGATCGGAACCTCGATCCCGTTGTTGTTGCGGGTGTTGGGAATCGATCCAGCGATCGCGTCCTCGATTTTCGTGACGACGTTTACGGACGTCTTCGGGTTTTTCTGCTTTCTCGGATTGGCTACGATCTTTATTCAAATGTTATAA
- the uvrA gene encoding excinuclease ABC subunit UvrA: MQEIRIRGAREHNLKNINVDIPRDKLVVITGLSGSGKSSLAFDTIYAEGQRRYVESLSAYARQFLGQMEKPDLDLIEGLSPAISIEQKTTHRNPRSTVGTVTEIYDYLRLLYARVGKPHCPECGTPIQSMSIDQITARVLAFPQGTKLQILAPVIAGKKGEHKDVLDKIRKDGFNRVRINGEIRTLDEEIVLKKNFKTSIEIVVDRIVMKDGIRSRLADSVETALKQSEGLVILDDGSKDHILSQKMACPNGHDIGFTELSPRMFSFNSPYGACETCDGLGSLLEFDEDLLVNDPELSLVDGCIEAWAGSKSNGFWFMATLKSLSDSLKFKMNTPWKDLPEKTRQTILYGDKKIKIEYDFRGANSHYEFTKEYEGVIPNLQRRYKETKSDSMRQWFESYMTNHPCPSCKGKRLKRESLSVKVHNVPVDEFTSYSIEKALNFVQNLKVSGAEEVIAKPILKEILQRLSFLNDVGVGYLTMERSAGSLSGGEAQRIRLATQIGSRLMGVLYILDEPSIGLHQRDNTKLVSTLKNLRDLGNTVLVVEHDQETMEESDWLIDMGPGAGVHGGSVVCAGTPTEVANHKNSLTGKYLSGRLSVPIPAKLRDGNGNQLQIVGAKENNLKNIDVNIPLGKLVVVTGVSGSGKSTLINDILYNAAAHKVMKMKTLAGKHKTIKGFENIDKIINIDQSPIGRTPRSNPATYTGLFTPIREMFAGLEEAKLRGYGPGRFSFNVSGGRCETCEGDGILKIEMHFLPDVYVTCEVCKGKRYNQETLEVRYKGKNIFDVLEMTVEDANDFFENIPIVKRKLETLLEVGLGYIRLGQPATTFSGGEAQRIKLATELSKRPTGKTLYILDEPTTGLHFEDVRHLSEVLHTLVDRGNSMIVIEHNLDVIKQADWIVDMGPEGGDGGGLVIAEGTPKEVAKIKNSYTGQYLKKVFASDKKKLAEVL, translated from the coding sequence TTGCAGGAAATTCGGATTCGAGGAGCGAGAGAGCACAATCTTAAGAATATCAACGTGGATATTCCGAGAGACAAGCTCGTTGTCATTACGGGTTTATCGGGTTCGGGCAAATCTTCCCTCGCTTTTGATACGATCTATGCGGAAGGTCAAAGAAGGTATGTGGAAAGTTTGTCCGCATACGCCAGACAATTTTTGGGTCAGATGGAAAAACCCGATTTGGATCTGATCGAGGGTCTTTCTCCCGCAATTTCCATCGAACAAAAAACGACGCATCGAAACCCGAGATCCACCGTCGGAACAGTTACGGAAATTTACGATTATCTCCGACTTTTGTATGCGCGTGTCGGAAAACCGCATTGTCCCGAATGTGGAACTCCGATCCAATCCATGTCCATCGATCAAATCACCGCGCGGGTTCTCGCGTTTCCGCAAGGAACCAAACTTCAAATTCTCGCGCCCGTCATCGCGGGTAAAAAAGGGGAGCACAAGGACGTTCTCGACAAAATCCGCAAGGACGGCTTCAATCGGGTGAGAATCAACGGTGAAATCCGCACCCTCGACGAAGAAATCGTACTGAAGAAAAATTTTAAAACCTCCATCGAGATCGTCGTCGATCGAATCGTGATGAAGGACGGAATCCGAAGCAGACTCGCCGATTCCGTAGAAACCGCTCTCAAACAATCCGAAGGGCTTGTGATTTTGGACGACGGTTCCAAGGATCATATTCTTTCCCAAAAGATGGCTTGTCCGAACGGACACGATATCGGATTTACCGAACTTTCACCTAGAATGTTTTCCTTCAATTCTCCGTATGGAGCCTGCGAGACCTGCGACGGTCTCGGAAGTTTGTTGGAATTCGACGAGGATCTTTTGGTAAACGATCCGGAACTTTCTCTTGTAGACGGTTGTATCGAAGCCTGGGCCGGTTCCAAGAGCAACGGCTTTTGGTTTATGGCGACTCTCAAGTCCCTATCCGATTCTTTAAAGTTCAAGATGAACACTCCGTGGAAGGATCTCCCCGAAAAAACGAGACAAACGATTCTTTACGGTGATAAGAAAATCAAAATCGAATACGATTTTCGGGGCGCGAACTCTCATTACGAATTCACCAAAGAATACGAGGGTGTGATTCCCAATCTGCAACGAAGATACAAGGAAACCAAATCGGATTCCATGCGTCAATGGTTCGAATCGTATATGACCAATCATCCTTGTCCTTCCTGCAAGGGCAAACGTCTGAAGCGGGAAAGTCTTTCCGTAAAGGTGCATAACGTTCCCGTGGACGAATTCACTTCGTATTCCATCGAAAAGGCTTTGAACTTCGTACAGAATCTAAAGGTCAGCGGCGCGGAAGAAGTGATCGCAAAACCGATCTTAAAGGAGATTCTCCAGAGACTTTCCTTTTTAAACGACGTCGGAGTCGGTTATCTTACGATGGAAAGAAGCGCAGGTTCCTTGTCGGGCGGAGAAGCGCAAAGAATCCGTCTCGCGACTCAGATCGGATCGAGATTGATGGGAGTTCTTTACATTCTCGACGAACCTTCGATCGGTTTGCACCAAAGGGACAATACAAAACTCGTTTCCACTTTGAAAAACCTGCGCGACCTCGGCAATACCGTGTTAGTCGTAGAACACGATCAGGAAACCATGGAAGAATCCGATTGGTTGATCGACATGGGACCGGGAGCGGGAGTTCACGGAGGTTCCGTGGTTTGTGCGGGAACTCCGACCGAAGTCGCCAATCATAAAAATTCTCTGACCGGAAAATATCTTTCGGGAAGACTGAGCGTCCCGATTCCCGCAAAACTCAGGGACGGAAACGGAAATCAACTGCAGATCGTCGGAGCGAAAGAAAACAATCTCAAGAACATAGACGTAAACATTCCTCTCGGAAAGTTAGTCGTCGTTACGGGCGTTTCCGGTTCCGGCAAATCGACCTTGATCAACGACATTCTTTACAACGCCGCGGCTCACAAAGTGATGAAGATGAAAACCTTGGCGGGCAAACACAAAACGATCAAAGGTTTTGAAAACATCGATAAGATCATCAACATCGATCAGTCTCCGATCGGAAGAACTCCTCGCTCCAATCCGGCGACTTACACGGGACTTTTCACGCCGATTCGGGAAATGTTCGCCGGTTTGGAAGAAGCGAAACTTCGAGGATACGGACCGGGAAGATTCAGCTTTAACGTAAGCGGCGGAAGATGCGAGACCTGCGAAGGCGACGGAATTCTCAAGATAGAAATGCACTTCTTGCCGGACGTTTACGTGACCTGCGAAGTCTGCAAAGGAAAACGTTACAACCAAGAAACATTAGAAGTTCGTTATAAAGGGAAGAATATCTTCGACGTTCTCGAAATGACCGTAGAAGACGCGAACGACTTTTTCGAAAACATACCGATCGTAAAACGAAAACTCGAAACACTTTTGGAAGTCGGTCTCGGTTATATTCGACTCGGTCAACCCGCGACCACATTTTCGGGCGGGGAAGCGCAAAGAATCAAACTCGCCACGGAACTTTCCAAACGTCCCACGGGAAAAACGTTGTATATTCTCGACGAACCGACCACGGGACTTCACTTCGAAGACGTTAGACATCTTTCCGAGGTTCTGCACACTCTCGTAGATCGCGGAAATTCGATGATCGTAATCGAACACAACTTGGACGTAATCAAACAAGCCGATTGGATCGTGGACATGGGACCCGAAGGCGGAGACGGAGGCGGTCTCGTGATCGCGGAAGGCACCCCGAAAGAAGTCGCAAAAATAAAAAATTCCTATACGGGTCAATATCTTAAGAAAGTCTTTGCTTCCGACAAGAAAAAGTTGGCGGAGGTATTATGA
- the sppA gene encoding signal peptide peptidase SppA: MFRNLIKILSYPIRLIFHCIRWFRFRFFRGNHYFLEIPSEFSNYRKSFFMRLLSSKDDEVFFTDFLLELKLLSQIPNLEKISILIQQPEYGFGETLSIAERLQILKESGVKLDGFALTGGLKSLFLLGVCDERWSSEASEFFPVLPSAESFFFGNAGKKWGVKVETFQSGPYKSFGESFQREGFSPKARENLNALLKQMTDDLESLFKRYTGFALKTFAEPFLSAKTLKERKFITGFLHEEDFRENFLYAHYENDEKDLKPITKELNFSSLYRFAKLRNFKLLPGREPIVAVLPLKGNIHHDTIGKGEGKTDGISYHSVKSALKELRDEPSVKAVILEVDSPGGSAFVSELLYQEIRKLQKKKPVYAYVQNVSASGGYYLSCGASKIYASPYGIVGSIGSISLRLDMKNLYTKLGVTKDRVGFYKYRDLLSEYGPIHPESKKLMEKEIQESEGLFYKRVSDARQIEVNTLDKRFGQGRVFTSSQFLKDKMIDSITDFLGMLEDIKQELKTERVQLRYLPTLFTFQSFLKSLTPGFLANRLGLHRSSVFTEEFRSASVPIADPLRKKFQFEEAEFLFHSPFWKQG, translated from the coding sequence ATGTTTCGAAATCTTATCAAAATTCTATCGTATCCGATTCGTCTGATCTTTCACTGCATCCGCTGGTTTCGATTTCGATTCTTTCGAGGCAATCATTACTTTCTGGAAATTCCGTCCGAGTTTTCGAACTACCGCAAATCTTTCTTTATGAGACTTCTTTCGTCCAAGGACGATGAAGTTTTTTTCACGGATTTTTTACTCGAACTCAAACTTCTTTCCCAGATTCCGAATCTCGAAAAAATTTCGATTCTGATTCAACAACCCGAGTACGGATTCGGAGAAACGCTCAGCATCGCGGAACGATTGCAGATTCTAAAAGAATCCGGCGTAAAACTCGACGGATTCGCTCTGACCGGCGGATTAAAATCCTTATTCTTACTCGGAGTTTGCGACGAACGATGGAGTTCGGAGGCTTCCGAATTCTTCCCCGTTTTACCTTCCGCGGAATCTTTCTTTTTTGGAAACGCGGGAAAAAAATGGGGAGTCAAGGTCGAAACCTTTCAAAGCGGACCTTATAAATCTTTCGGAGAATCCTTTCAAAGAGAAGGTTTTTCGCCCAAGGCAAGGGAGAATTTAAACGCGCTTCTCAAACAAATGACGGACGACTTGGAATCGTTGTTCAAACGTTATACGGGCTTTGCTCTCAAAACGTTTGCGGAACCTTTTTTATCCGCAAAAACGTTGAAGGAAAGAAAATTCATCACGGGCTTTTTGCACGAAGAGGATTTTAGGGAGAATTTTTTATACGCTCATTACGAAAACGACGAAAAGGATCTAAAGCCGATCACAAAGGAATTGAATTTCTCTTCTTTATATCGTTTTGCTAAATTACGAAATTTTAAACTTCTTCCGGGGAGAGAACCCATCGTCGCGGTTCTTCCCTTAAAAGGAAACATTCATCACGATACGATCGGAAAGGGAGAAGGCAAAACCGACGGAATCTCCTATCATTCCGTAAAATCCGCTCTCAAGGAACTCAGAGACGAACCTTCCGTAAAAGCCGTGATTTTGGAAGTGGATTCTCCCGGAGGTTCCGCGTTCGTTTCGGAACTTTTGTATCAGGAAATCAGAAAGTTACAAAAGAAAAAACCGGTCTATGCGTATGTACAAAACGTGTCCGCGAGCGGAGGTTACTATCTTTCCTGCGGGGCTTCTAAAATCTACGCTTCTCCGTACGGAATCGTAGGAAGCATCGGAAGTATTTCTCTTCGTTTGGATATGAAAAATCTATACACCAAACTCGGCGTGACCAAGGACCGAGTCGGGTTTTATAAATACAGGGATTTATTGTCCGAATACGGGCCGATTCATCCGGAATCCAAAAAATTGATGGAAAAGGAAATCCAAGAATCGGAAGGACTTTTTTACAAACGGGTTTCGGACGCGCGCCAGATCGAAGTGAATACCTTGGACAAACGTTTCGGTCAAGGCCGCGTTTTTACATCGAGTCAGTTTTTAAAGGACAAGATGATCGATTCCATCACGGACTTTTTGGGAATGCTCGAAGACATCAAACAGGAATTGAAAACCGAAAGGGTTCAACTTCGGTATCTGCCCACCCTATTTACCTTTCAAAGTTTTCTAAAATCCTTAACGCCCGGATTTTTAGCAAACCGACTCGGCTTACATCGATCTTCGGTTTTTACGGAAGAATTTCGATCCGCGTCCGTTCCGATCGCCGATCCTCTTCGAAAGAAGTTTCAGTTTGAAGAAGCGGAGTTTTTATTCCATTCTCCCTTTTGGAAACAGGGATAA
- a CDS encoding DoxX family protein has protein sequence MESQTVSKGQLWTGRILSGLAIAFLLMDGVGKFFLDYMPKEAMEDAAKLAYPNSVMPWLGTTLIVCTLLYAFPKTSVLGAILLTGYLGGAVASHVRILNPWLSHILFPVYLGFFIWGGLYLRNLEVRALVPWKK, from the coding sequence ATGGAATCACAAACCGTTTCAAAAGGTCAACTCTGGACCGGAAGAATTTTAAGCGGACTCGCGATCGCATTCCTGCTCATGGACGGAGTCGGAAAATTCTTCCTCGATTATATGCCCAAAGAAGCCATGGAGGACGCGGCCAAACTCGCGTATCCCAATAGTGTAATGCCTTGGCTCGGCACCACCCTCATCGTCTGCACTCTGTTATACGCGTTTCCCAAAACTTCCGTTCTCGGCGCGATCTTATTGACCGGATACTTGGGCGGAGCGGTCGCATCCCACGTTCGAATCTTAAATCCCTGGCTCAGTCATATTCTATTTCCCGTATATTTAGGATTCTTTATATGGGGCGGTTTGTATCTGAGAAACCTCGAAGTAAGAGCGCTGGTTCCCTGGAAAAAATAA
- a CDS encoding L-threonylcarbamoyladenylate synthase: MPENKVNTLITDSPQEAAKILLRGGLVVFPTETVYGIGASAFDHKACRRIYEVKNRPSDNPLILHVENLSSLRICGEVNQPGELVFQKFSPGPITGIFPKRNRDLFTADLKTVAVRIPSNPTAREFLESCGVPVAAPSANLSGKPSLTKMEYVLEEFNGKVDCILTGVEPKIGIESTVIDFTSDVPVLLRPGFVDRNQLLEILPDLKGLESFGEFGEISKATASTSTNLAPISPGLKYRHYAPQCTVVLKDSLNGIPKEFAQIGFRIESDSEYSVVVSNNEEYMKSIYSFFVECDRRKIKEAWCQTPKDENGKEALLNRISKAASK; the protein is encoded by the coding sequence TTGCCAGAAAACAAGGTTAATACTCTCATCACCGACTCTCCTCAAGAAGCGGCGAAAATTCTGCTTCGAGGAGGGCTTGTCGTTTTTCCGACCGAAACGGTCTACGGAATCGGAGCCTCCGCTTTCGATCACAAAGCCTGCAGAAGAATCTACGAAGTTAAGAATCGCCCGTCCGACAATCCTCTCATCCTTCACGTTGAAAATCTTTCGTCCCTGAGAATTTGCGGCGAGGTGAACCAACCGGGCGAACTTGTGTTTCAAAAATTTTCGCCCGGACCGATCACCGGAATTTTTCCGAAACGCAACCGGGATCTTTTTACGGCGGATTTGAAAACGGTCGCTGTTCGAATTCCATCCAATCCCACCGCAAGAGAATTTTTGGAATCCTGCGGTGTTCCGGTTGCCGCGCCTTCGGCCAATCTTTCCGGAAAACCGTCCTTAACAAAAATGGAATATGTTTTGGAGGAATTTAACGGCAAAGTGGATTGTATTCTTACGGGTGTGGAACCCAAGATCGGAATCGAATCCACTGTGATCGACTTTACTTCCGATGTTCCGGTGCTACTTCGTCCGGGTTTTGTGGATCGAAATCAGCTGTTGGAAATTCTTCCCGATTTAAAAGGACTGGAATCTTTTGGCGAATTCGGCGAAATATCAAAAGCGACCGCATCGACGTCGACGAATTTGGCCCCGATTAGCCCCGGGCTCAAATACAGACACTACGCTCCTCAGTGCACAGTCGTATTAAAGGATTCGTTAAACGGAATTCCAAAGGAATTCGCGCAGATCGGTTTTCGAATCGAATCCGATTCCGAATATTCCGTCGTCGTTTCGAATAACGAGGAATACATGAAATCCATCTATTCGTTTTTTGTGGAATGCGATCGTAGAAAAATCAAAGAAGCCTGGTGTCAAACTCCCAAGGACGAAAACGGCAAAGAGGCGCTTCTCAATCGGATTTCAAAAGCCGCCTCTAAGTAA
- a CDS encoding LA_2219 family laminin/E-cadherin/plasminogen-binding protein — MSFLKSKSTVQNAVLWIAVSLSLFVLSCSSTTKTVEGESVKYESVPNPAGDNEVVLDEEGREVSLNTGDPAAFLKPSKDPLEYFRVHITSDGYQLRQLRGSKYIKRKVDKGGDALISEELVRFNKINFVDDGIIIVVLNGNTGAFETIRFNTRVPRINDLAKIVQNDVTRWSMEHSEEKPVVTKFQIHYSLELKNKVGSTRDAVKEELKKEVIRRK; from the coding sequence ATGTCGTTCCTTAAATCAAAATCCACCGTTCAAAACGCGGTCCTTTGGATCGCGGTGAGTCTGAGTTTATTCGTTTTATCCTGTTCCTCGACCACAAAAACCGTCGAAGGGGAAAGCGTAAAATACGAGTCGGTTCCCAATCCCGCGGGAGACAACGAGGTCGTTTTAGACGAAGAAGGAAGAGAGGTTTCTCTGAACACGGGCGATCCCGCGGCTTTTTTAAAACCTTCCAAGGATCCGTTGGAATATTTCCGCGTTCATATCACGAGCGACGGTTATCAGTTGCGTCAGCTGAGAGGATCCAAATACATTAAAAGAAAAGTGGATAAGGGCGGGGACGCGCTCATCAGTGAAGAATTGGTTCGTTTTAATAAGATCAATTTCGTGGACGACGGAATCATCATCGTCGTGTTAAACGGAAATACGGGAGCGTTCGAAACGATTCGTTTTAACACGAGGGTTCCGCGTATCAACGACCTCGCGAAAATCGTTCAGAACGACGTAACCCGTTGGTCCATGGAACATTCCGAGGAGAAACCGGTCGTGACCAAGTTTCAAATCCATTATTCTTTGGAATTGAAAAACAAGGTCGGAAGCACCCGAGACGCGGTTAAGGAAGAATTGAAAAAAGAAGTGATCCGCAGAAAATAA
- a CDS encoding OmpA family protein, with amino-acid sequence MKPFLKSFLFISLCLILSVNSVSADAFYYPWEYNKVYNEKIALEIELDSLRTRYRNETENSKKERLEFDSKIRSLEELLAREKEFRAKDNDLSEEKLKALENQIAVLKAKSSNKEKELIEENERQARKFRELLENLKEELERERAACQKKTEALQKEYEKKIADLEARILSLNDEISKLKNLSENQKKELDRLADQANELENKLTDEIKKGQIRLKRFHNRLVINIDDKISFDSGSADLKKQILPALDKIKEILGNYPGNLIIIEGHTDNIPIRTKKFADNWQLSGERALSVLHYFLESKNLDPRNYSLAGYGEFQPIVSNDTPENRALNRRVDIVVVPR; translated from the coding sequence ATGAAACCGTTTCTGAAATCCTTTCTTTTTATTTCCCTTTGTCTGATTCTTTCCGTAAACTCGGTTTCCGCCGATGCGTTCTATTATCCTTGGGAATACAACAAGGTGTATAACGAGAAGATCGCCTTGGAAATCGAATTGGATTCCTTGAGAACCCGATATAGAAACGAAACCGAGAATTCCAAAAAGGAACGTTTGGAATTCGATTCCAAAATCCGTTCTTTGGAAGAATTGCTCGCAAGAGAAAAAGAATTCAGGGCCAAGGACAACGATCTTTCCGAAGAAAAACTCAAAGCGTTGGAGAATCAGATCGCGGTTCTCAAAGCGAAAAGTTCCAATAAGGAAAAGGAACTGATCGAAGAAAACGAAAGACAGGCTCGTAAGTTCCGGGAACTTCTCGAAAATCTAAAGGAAGAATTGGAACGGGAAAGAGCGGCTTGTCAGAAAAAGACGGAAGCCCTTCAGAAAGAATACGAAAAAAAGATCGCCGATTTGGAAGCGAGAATTCTTTCCTTAAACGACGAAATTTCCAAACTGAAAAATCTTTCCGAAAACCAAAAGAAAGAACTCGATCGTCTCGCGGATCAAGCGAACGAACTGGAAAACAAACTTACGGACGAAATCAAAAAGGGTCAGATCCGTTTGAAACGGTTTCACAACCGTCTCGTCATCAATATCGACGATAAGATCTCCTTCGATTCCGGCTCGGCCGATTTGAAAAAGCAGATTCTTCCGGCGCTCGATAAGATCAAAGAAATTCTCGGAAATTATCCGGGCAATCTCATCATCATCGAAGGACACACGGATAACATTCCGATTCGAACCAAAAAATTTGCGGACAACTGGCAGCTTTCCGGCGAACGCGCGTTATCCGTTCTTCATTACTTTTTGGAAAGTAAGAATTTGGATCCGAGAAACTACTCCCTCGCCGGTTACGGAGAATTTCAACCGATCGTATCCAACGATACGCCCGAAAACAGAGCGCTCAACCGAAGAGTGGACATCGTAGTCGTTCCGCGTTGA
- a CDS encoding cation diffusion facilitator family transporter, protein MDDFFQLHHVERSQEKGLKRSIFLAILVSLCIFFVELFGGIQSGSIALLADAGHIITDAIALSLSFIAVILASRKPNHRFSFGYYRIEILTSLLNSILIFGISFYIFYEALERFQNQKEILSFQMVFYSSLGIVLNLLSAWILFRFSSENINIKSAYVHVLSDLLSTAGVLIGSILIYFTNWNWIDPLISVLISVLILRSAWGIFKESLSVLLESSPQTFEIPHILEHIRKIEGILGILDYHFWAITRGVHACTLRISVNDLKNSNEIVFQCNRILKSEFGIDFVTVQCELSDLTRRIGDLPVLDSHGTHDHHGHGHHHHH, encoded by the coding sequence ATGGACGATTTTTTTCAACTTCATCACGTAGAAAGAAGTCAGGAGAAAGGTCTGAAAAGATCGATTTTTCTGGCGATCCTCGTTTCGCTTTGTATCTTCTTTGTCGAACTTTTCGGAGGAATTCAAAGCGGAAGTATCGCCCTTCTCGCGGACGCGGGTCATATCATCACGGATGCGATCGCCTTGTCCTTGTCGTTTATCGCTGTGATTTTGGCTTCGAGAAAACCGAATCACAGATTTTCCTTCGGTTATTATAGAATCGAAATCCTCACGTCGCTCTTGAATTCGATTTTGATTTTCGGAATTTCGTTTTATATTTTCTACGAAGCCCTGGAACGATTTCAAAATCAAAAAGAGATCCTGAGTTTTCAGATGGTCTTTTACAGTTCCTTGGGAATCGTTTTGAATCTTCTCAGCGCTTGGATCTTATTTCGGTTTAGCAGCGAGAATATCAACATCAAGTCTGCATACGTTCACGTTTTGAGCGATCTTCTTTCCACGGCGGGAGTTCTGATCGGTTCGATTCTCATTTACTTTACAAATTGGAACTGGATCGATCCATTGATTTCTGTTTTGATTTCTGTTTTGATTCTTCGTTCCGCTTGGGGAATCTTTAAGGAAAGTCTTTCCGTTCTTTTGGAATCCTCTCCGCAAACATTCGAAATTCCTCATATTCTCGAACATATCCGAAAGATCGAAGGAATTCTCGGGATTTTGGATTATCATTTTTGGGCGATCACGAGAGGGGTTCACGCCTGCACGTTGAGAATTTCGGTAAACGATCTTAAGAATTCGAACGAGATCGTGTTTCAGTGTAATCGGATTTTAAAATCGGAATTCGGAATCGATTTCGTTACGGTTCAATGTGAACTTTCGGATTTGACCCGAAGGATCGGAGATTTACCCGTTTTGGATTCTCACGGAACACACGACCATCACGGTCACGGACATCATCACCATCACTAA